Proteins co-encoded in one Gossypium arboreum isolate Shixiya-1 chromosome 11, ASM2569848v2, whole genome shotgun sequence genomic window:
- the LOC128283826 gene encoding uncharacterized protein LOC128283826 yields MATTEEENEGPPLGFTLPHVPLQTEAPPRRPAVTAPFITHMIGSTKKSFVDIVMAGEMIENAVRGGKIEGEVAKRSALRRKDNKVNNMNSFNSRAITVGQPKAATGEQQSTQRQESGTRQNSKMMQVTPIPVTYREFYQSLYDAHAIAPFHLKSLQPPYPKWYDANAKCEYHEGISGHSIENYTGFKKVMERLIKMGVVKFDSTPNTKNSLPDHGNQGVNAIDETKKGKVKEDIAEVKTPMKVIWEEMVKRGMLTSRKGRERIENHCEFHGEAGHMIQNREEFKAMVQGHMVNKELQVSEGSSCEGQICVLGNERQRTSQPRIIIFFPGNNEVGLQTGPKIVIHKPNPFPYKDDRRVPWSYDCNITIPEVKSIASVARGTQNEGSHTRSGKRYDGGNIRVEPGKTKNAEAEKEKVTKVPINEPVKEEEAKDFLKFLKHSEYGVVEQLRKQPACISVLALLLSSEVHRDASIDINDMNADTAAPNFSGEQNMCLEEPQDFEDVKIVTFLSIC; encoded by the exons ATGGCGACCACTGAAGAAGAGAATGAAGGTCCTCCTCTGGGTTTTACTTTGCCTCATGTGCCCTTGCAAActgaggcacctcctagaagaCCAGCTGTCACG gcACCGTTCATTACTCATATGATTGGAAGCACCAAGAAAAGTTTCGtggatatagttatggcaggtgagatgattgagaatgctgTGAGGGGTGGTAAAATCGAAGGGGAAGTGGCTAAAAGATCGGCCCTAAGGAGAAAAGACAATAAGGTGAACAACATGAACAGTTTCAACTCTAGGGCAATCACAGTTGGACAACCTAAAGCAGCTACGGGTGAGCAACAAAGTACTCAAAGACAGGAATCGGGTACAAGACAGAATTCGAAGATGATGCAAGTCACTCCTATCCCTGTGACATATCGTGAgttttatcaaagcttatacgatgcacatgccattgctccGTTTCACTTAAAATCACTGCAGCCaccgtaccccaaatggtatgatgcaaatgctaaatgcgaATATCACGAGGGAATATCGgggcattcaattgaaaattACACTGGGTTCAAGAAGGTCATGGAAAGGCTCATCAAaatgggggttgtgaaatttgatagTACCCCTAATACTAAAAATTCGTTACCggatcatggcaatcaaggagtgaatgccattgatgaaacaaaGAAAGGAAAAGTCAAGGAAGATATTGCTGAGGTGAAGACACCTatgaaagtaatatgggaggagatggtgaagagaggtatgCTGACCTCTagaaaaggaagagaaagaatAGAGAACCATTGTGAATTCCATGGAGAGGcgggtcatatgatccaaaatcGTGAAGAATTCAAGGCCATGGTACAAGGCCATATGGTTAACAAAGAACTACAGGTTTCTGAGGGTAGTTCTTGTGAAGGACAAATATGTGTGCTGGGGAATGAACGACAAAGAACCAGCCAACCAagaattattattttctttccaGGGAATAATGAGGTGGGGTTGCAAACTGGGCCCAAAATAGTCATTCATAAACccaatcctttcccttacaaggatgacaGGAGGGTGCCATGGAGCTATGACTGCAATATAACAATACCTGAGGTGAAGAGTATAGCTAGCGTGGCCAGGGGCACACAAAATGAAGGTTCCCATACACGAAGTGGGAAACGTTATGACGGGGGGAATATCAGAGTGGAGCCTGGAAAGACGAAAAATGCCGAGGCTGAAAAGGAAAAGGTGACTAAAGTACCCATCAATGAGCCGGTAAAGGAGGAAGAAGCTAAAGATTTTTTAAAATTCCTGAAACATAGCGAGTATGGTGTGGTAGAGCAGTTGCGCAAGCAGCCGGCATGTATATCAGTATTAGCCCTACTCTtgagttctgaggtgcatcgagatgc ATCcatagatatcaatgatatgaatgCTGATACTGCAGCTCCTAATTTCTCTGGCGAGCaaaacatgtgtttagaggaacctcaggattttgaagatgttaaGATTGTGACATTTCtctcgatctgttaa